One region of Oxalobacteraceae bacterium OTU3CAMAD1 genomic DNA includes:
- a CDS encoding TonB-dependent receptor has protein sequence MNKQVTVALQVSALALAVGQGLLVAPCALAQEPEVVVVTGMRASARSSLALKRDAMEIVDSITAEDIGKLPDPNVVDTLTRVPGVQGYRYGGEGASPVGTGSGLVIRGLSGQTASQVNGRAYFTAGSREYNLEGAIPAMIAGVDVFKNPSAEHIEGGIGGLVNVRTRNPSDFKGLTVSMGIAGKYNDLAKETEPEVFGLVANRWNLSGGAKIGLMAAGVYQKSTGRSDNNPANGGANLKRAIRADSQEYANLAAANTTNNRGQANPAYVGRTDVHLLTGVPTLAPSATVGANTPDLRGLTAEQASNVMTAPTLTNNVFQETIMRERKGLNLAADYRADNTLRVFTEFNYTFYEYHQHYRGLNSVDGANVQNLQTTPFAFTEGLANRNSNGGSDDVLVGQRVRGGTFLNSGVNTIGGDERRPYTTWIAAGGVDWNPTENLALKWDVNYVKATQKQDNRSVNLDSAPGLGWSTSRVADGSPHQLNFAGPSLTDPANFVYRDYNNGTNVKYDDSGYASALSAAYIVGDGFLRRVKFGGRYAHQESTFNNYTFNGRPLTTDGAPLTANRSNAISVATVGQVEQSPTNFMKGETGYSGGYLVYSPDRLTGNQVATQFPNAGIRQEGNYVENLDARRVISENTLAGYMMGEFSAFDDRIVGNVGVRVVRTKGKATARTINNQTTPTSYPEIFRETSYTNALPSLNVTGYITQDFLARFGYGKGMTRAGLDQLNPSISVNPVTGTGNIGNPELRPQTANSFDFSLERYFSKSNYVSAAIFDKEISGFFNGITQCQAVATAVPYSGSADNGCTGGQYSVTKSVNSEKGYVRGVEIGGQYFLDAFDGIWKNFGVAGSYTHVKTSNPVNFGTASAPRIVATPQPMQSKNSYSISGLYEDQKLSARLVYTWRSEAILFGVSANPIDARYMDSNGVLDGSINYQLTDEFTLSLNASNILDKAIYRNVGEPGTYQTSLERQHYGNGRTFSLALRYKFGK, from the coding sequence ATGAACAAGCAAGTCACTGTCGCGTTACAGGTGTCGGCGCTCGCGCTCGCCGTAGGGCAGGGGTTACTGGTGGCGCCGTGCGCGCTGGCCCAGGAGCCCGAAGTTGTCGTCGTCACCGGTATGCGCGCCAGCGCCCGTTCCTCCCTCGCCCTCAAGCGCGATGCGATGGAGATCGTCGATTCCATCACCGCCGAGGATATCGGCAAGCTGCCCGATCCCAACGTCGTCGATACCCTGACCCGGGTCCCCGGCGTGCAGGGCTACCGCTACGGCGGCGAGGGCGCTTCGCCGGTCGGCACCGGCTCGGGCCTGGTGATCCGGGGCTTGTCGGGACAGACCGCGTCGCAGGTCAACGGCCGCGCCTACTTTACTGCCGGCAGCCGCGAATACAATCTGGAAGGCGCGATTCCGGCCATGATCGCCGGCGTCGACGTGTTCAAGAATCCAAGCGCCGAGCATATCGAGGGCGGTATCGGCGGGCTGGTCAATGTGCGTACCCGCAACCCGAGCGACTTCAAGGGCCTGACGGTGTCGATGGGCATCGCCGGCAAGTACAACGACCTGGCCAAGGAAACCGAGCCGGAAGTGTTCGGCCTGGTGGCCAACCGCTGGAACCTGTCGGGCGGCGCCAAGATCGGCCTGATGGCGGCCGGCGTCTATCAAAAGAGCACCGGCCGCTCCGATAACAACCCGGCCAACGGCGGCGCCAACCTCAAGCGCGCGATCCGCGCCGACAGCCAGGAATACGCCAACCTGGCCGCTGCCAACACCACCAACAACCGCGGCCAGGCCAATCCCGCCTACGTGGGCCGCACGGATGTGCACCTGCTGACCGGCGTGCCCACTTTGGCGCCTTCGGCCACCGTCGGCGCCAACACGCCCGATCTGCGCGGGCTGACGGCCGAACAGGCGAGCAATGTGATGACCGCGCCCACGCTGACCAACAACGTGTTCCAGGAAACCATCATGCGCGAGCGCAAGGGACTGAACCTGGCGGCCGACTACCGCGCCGACAACACCTTGCGCGTGTTCACCGAATTCAATTACACCTTCTACGAATACCACCAGCACTACCGTGGCCTGAATTCGGTCGACGGCGCCAATGTGCAGAACCTGCAGACCACGCCGTTCGCCTTCACCGAGGGGCTGGCCAACCGCAACAGCAACGGCGGTAGCGACGATGTGTTGGTGGGCCAGCGCGTGCGCGGCGGCACCTTCCTCAATTCCGGCGTCAACACCATCGGCGGCGACGAGCGCCGGCCGTACACGACGTGGATCGCCGCCGGCGGCGTGGACTGGAATCCGACCGAGAACCTGGCGCTGAAATGGGACGTGAACTACGTCAAGGCCACGCAGAAGCAGGACAACCGCTCCGTCAATCTCGATTCGGCGCCGGGCCTGGGCTGGTCCACCAGCCGCGTCGCCGACGGCTCGCCGCACCAGTTGAACTTCGCCGGTCCGAGCCTGACCGATCCGGCCAACTTCGTCTACCGCGACTACAACAACGGCACCAACGTGAAGTACGACGACAGCGGTTACGCCAGCGCCCTCAGCGCCGCCTACATCGTTGGCGACGGATTCCTGCGCCGCGTCAAGTTTGGCGGCCGCTACGCGCATCAGGAAAGCACCTTCAACAACTACACCTTCAACGGCCGGCCGCTGACCACCGACGGCGCGCCGCTCACCGCCAACCGCTCGAACGCCATTTCGGTGGCTACCGTCGGCCAGGTCGAGCAGTCGCCGACCAACTTCATGAAGGGCGAAACGGGTTATTCGGGCGGCTATCTGGTGTATTCGCCGGACCGCTTGACGGGCAACCAGGTGGCCACGCAGTTCCCCAACGCCGGCATCCGCCAGGAGGGCAACTACGTCGAGAACCTCGACGCGCGCCGCGTGATCAGCGAGAACACGCTGGCCGGCTACATGATGGGCGAGTTCTCCGCCTTCGACGACCGCATCGTCGGTAACGTCGGCGTGCGGGTGGTGCGCACCAAGGGCAAGGCCACCGCGCGCACCATCAACAACCAGACCACGCCGACCAGCTATCCGGAGATTTTCCGCGAGACGTCGTACACCAACGCGCTGCCGTCGCTGAACGTGACCGGCTACATCACGCAGGATTTCCTGGCCCGCTTCGGGTACGGCAAGGGCATGACGCGCGCCGGCCTCGATCAACTCAATCCGAGCATCTCCGTCAATCCGGTCACCGGCACCGGCAACATCGGCAATCCGGAGCTGCGGCCGCAAACGGCCAACAGTTTCGACTTCTCGCTGGAGCGCTATTTCAGCAAGTCGAACTATGTGTCGGCGGCGATCTTCGACAAGGAGATCAGCGGCTTCTTCAACGGCATCACGCAGTGCCAGGCGGTCGCCACCGCCGTGCCGTACAGCGGCTCGGCCGACAACGGTTGCACCGGCGGGCAGTATTCGGTGACCAAGTCGGTCAACTCGGAAAAAGGCTATGTGCGCGGCGTCGAGATCGGCGGCCAGTACTTCCTCGACGCCTTCGACGGCATCTGGAAGAACTTCGGCGTTGCCGGTTCCTATACCCACGTCAAAACGTCGAATCCGGTCAACTTCGGCACCGCGTCGGCGCCGCGCATCGTGGCCACGCCGCAGCCGATGCAGTCGAAGAACAGCTACAGCATCTCCGGCTTGTACGAGGACCAGAAGCTGTCGGCGCGCCTGGTCTACACCTGGCGCTCGGAGGCGATCCTGTTCGGCGTCTCGGCCAATCCGATCGACGCACGATACATGGATTCCAACGGCGTTCTCGACGGTTCGATAAACTACCAGCTCACCGATGAGTTTACCTTGTCGTTGAACGCGTCGAATATACTCGACAAGGCAATTTACCGTAATGTCGGCGAACCGGGCACGTATCAGACCAGCCTGGAACGCCAGCACTACGGCAATGGACGGACCTTCAGCCTGGCATTGCGCTACAAATTCGGTAAATAA
- a CDS encoding DUF4981 domain-containing protein yields MAKPMAAQMTLRLSVHACLLALASLSMGAAHAAPPTEWEQPEVVAVNREPMKATFFNFESREKAIAADPAASKYYLSLDGTWSFAYSERPETRPKDFYRDGFDLAGWKTIQVPGMIQAQGFGKPIFTNIDYPFPMAEPFIPPALNEVGSYRRDFVVPADWDGRDVFLHVGAAGAAYYIWVNGEKVGYSEDSKLPSEFNLSKYVKPGKNSISIEVYRWADASYLEDQDFWRLSGIERSVYVYAEPKSRLRDYTVTALLDKKTYKDGLFSLNAELAGAPSAGEIAVTVYDGDKAVLNTAGRVQGDKLALDGVIRNVKPWSAETPNLYRMVVEYKDADGKLLSATSRRIGFRTVEVAGGEVRVNGKRVMIKGTNRHEHDPVTYRVMSMDLMRKDIEMMKQANVNAVRTSHYPNDPRWYELTDEYGLYVMDEANIESHGYMQAGDQAMEKGLTGEREKIQLGYKPHWKAAHLDRVSRMVQRDRNHPSIIFWSLGNEAGTGPNFDNAAQWIRDNDPTRLISYLGHGTIGEEHLPNTYTDIYAPMYDDIEKMADYAADSRYKQPMIQCEYAHAMGNSLGNFEDYWQVIRANKKLQGGFIWDWVDQTVYMNDDKGRRFWASGFDVNPKNGDNSVVGDGVLRADRTPDPEYYEVQKVYSPLVFEGKPASGNITVVNRYDFRDTSGLDFDWVLTNDGVEAAKGVLKVPAVAAAGKREVPLRLPRIGNGGGEQVLTVRAKARDSSTMGVAAGSVVGWSQFVLTPAPKVAKAVRMVKPSRNGDDIRIEAGKAALRMDAKTGLINYIVDGKVLLKGGTPNFWRGLNDNDEGTGVEKTHKVWRTFTEQRNVRSVETGANSVKVLYSFGAGAAHWETVYTLNADGVLGVASTFTPLRDDLPDPLRLGLRFDNDNSLDGVRWYGRGPQESYADRNTGYAIGRYTGKVADQYYDYSRPQESGNKTDVRWLSLFDAGGAGITVRGAAPLSVNALAFPYEDLYLRPRGTWKSSEIAPHGDGSLLIDLAQAGVGGDTGWSLDGRPHAKYRVKLQPASYSFTVAPSAVRQ; encoded by the coding sequence ATGGCAAAACCGATGGCAGCACAGATGACACTCCGCCTTTCCGTCCACGCATGCCTGCTGGCGCTGGCCAGCTTGTCCATGGGGGCGGCCCACGCCGCGCCTCCCACCGAGTGGGAACAGCCCGAAGTGGTCGCCGTCAACCGCGAGCCGATGAAGGCGACCTTCTTCAATTTCGAGAGCAGGGAAAAGGCGATCGCCGCCGATCCGGCCGCGTCGAAGTATTATCTGTCGCTCGACGGCACCTGGTCGTTCGCGTACTCCGAGCGGCCCGAGACCCGGCCCAAGGACTTCTACCGCGACGGCTTCGACCTCGCCGGCTGGAAGACGATCCAGGTGCCCGGCATGATCCAGGCGCAGGGCTTCGGCAAGCCCATCTTCACCAATATCGATTATCCGTTCCCGATGGCCGAGCCCTTCATTCCGCCCGCGCTCAACGAGGTCGGCTCCTACCGCCGCGACTTCGTCGTGCCCGCCGATTGGGACGGGCGCGATGTGTTCCTGCATGTCGGCGCGGCCGGCGCCGCTTATTACATCTGGGTCAATGGCGAGAAGGTCGGCTATTCGGAGGATTCCAAGCTGCCGTCGGAATTTAATCTGAGCAAGTACGTCAAGCCGGGCAAGAACAGCATCTCGATCGAGGTCTACCGCTGGGCCGACGCCTCGTATCTGGAGGACCAGGACTTCTGGCGCCTGTCCGGCATCGAGCGCAGCGTCTATGTCTACGCGGAGCCGAAGTCGCGCCTGCGCGACTACACGGTCACGGCGCTGCTGGACAAGAAGACTTACAAGGACGGCCTGTTCTCGCTGAACGCCGAGCTGGCCGGCGCGCCGTCGGCGGGCGAGATCGCCGTCACCGTCTATGACGGCGACAAGGCGGTGCTGAACACCGCCGGCCGCGTGCAAGGCGACAAGCTGGCGCTGGACGGCGTGATCCGCAACGTCAAGCCGTGGTCGGCCGAGACGCCTAACCTGTACCGCATGGTCGTCGAATACAAGGACGCGGACGGCAAGCTGCTGTCGGCGACGTCGCGTCGGATCGGCTTCCGCACGGTGGAGGTGGCCGGCGGGGAGGTTCGTGTAAACGGCAAGCGCGTGATGATCAAGGGCACCAACCGCCACGAGCACGATCCGGTCACCTACCGCGTGATGTCGATGGACCTGATGCGCAAGGACATCGAGATGATGAAGCAGGCCAACGTCAACGCCGTGCGCACCTCGCATTATCCGAATGATCCGCGCTGGTACGAGCTCACCGACGAGTACGGCCTGTACGTGATGGACGAGGCCAACATCGAATCGCACGGCTACATGCAGGCCGGCGACCAGGCCATGGAAAAAGGCCTGACGGGCGAACGCGAGAAGATCCAGCTCGGCTACAAACCGCACTGGAAGGCGGCCCACCTGGACCGCGTCTCGCGCATGGTCCAGCGCGACAGGAACCATCCGTCGATCATTTTCTGGTCGCTGGGCAACGAGGCCGGCACCGGCCCCAATTTCGACAACGCCGCCCAGTGGATACGCGACAACGACCCGACCCGCCTGATCAGCTATCTGGGCCACGGCACCATCGGCGAGGAGCACCTGCCCAACACGTACACGGACATCTACGCGCCGATGTACGACGATATCGAGAAGATGGCCGATTACGCGGCCGATTCGCGCTACAAGCAGCCGATGATCCAGTGCGAATATGCGCACGCGATGGGCAACTCGCTGGGCAACTTCGAGGATTATTGGCAGGTCATCCGCGCCAACAAGAAGCTGCAGGGCGGCTTCATCTGGGATTGGGTCGACCAGACCGTCTACATGAACGATGACAAGGGGCGCCGCTTCTGGGCCTCCGGTTTCGACGTCAATCCCAAGAACGGCGACAACAGCGTGGTCGGCGACGGCGTGCTGCGCGCCGACCGCACGCCCGATCCCGAGTATTACGAGGTGCAGAAGGTGTACTCGCCGCTGGTGTTCGAGGGCAAGCCGGCCTCCGGCAACATCACCGTGGTCAACCGCTACGACTTCCGGGACACCTCCGGCCTGGACTTCGACTGGGTGCTCACCAACGACGGCGTCGAGGCGGCCAAGGGCGTGCTGAAGGTGCCGGCGGTGGCCGCCGCCGGCAAGCGCGAGGTTCCACTGCGCCTGCCACGGATCGGCAATGGCGGCGGCGAGCAGGTGCTGACGGTGCGCGCCAAGGCCAGGGACTCGTCCACGATGGGCGTGGCCGCCGGCAGCGTGGTCGGTTGGTCGCAGTTCGTGTTGACGCCGGCGCCGAAGGTGGCGAAGGCGGTCCGTATGGTCAAGCCGTCGCGCAATGGCGACGATATCCGTATCGAGGCCGGCAAGGCCGCGCTACGGATGGACGCGAAGACCGGCTTGATCAACTATATCGTCGACGGCAAGGTCCTGCTCAAGGGCGGCACGCCGAACTTCTGGCGCGGCCTGAACGACAACGACGAGGGCACCGGCGTCGAGAAGACGCACAAGGTCTGGAGGACCTTCACCGAGCAGCGCAATGTCCGCTCGGTGGAGACGGGCGCCAACAGCGTCAAGGTGCTGTACAGCTTTGGCGCCGGCGCGGCCCACTGGGAAACCGTCTACACCCTGAACGCCGACGGCGTGCTGGGCGTGGCATCCACCTTCACGCCGCTGCGCGACGACCTGCCCGATCCGCTGCGCCTCGGCCTGCGCTTCGACAACGACAACTCGCTCGACGGCGTGCGCTGGTATGGCCGTGGACCGCAGGAATCGTACGCCGACCGCAACACCGGCTACGCCATCGGCCGCTACACCGGCAAGGTGGCGGACCAGTATTACGATTACAGCCGTCCGCAGGAAAGCGGCAACAAGACCGACGTGCGCTGGCTGTCGCTGTTCGACGCGGGCGGCGCCGGGATCACCGTCAGGGGCGCGGCGCCGCTGTCGGTCAACGCGCTGGCCTTCCCGTACGAGGACTTGTACCTGCGTCCGCGCGGCACGTGGAAGAGTTCGGAGATCGCGCCGCACGGCGACGGCTCGCTGCTGATCGACCTGGCGCAGGCCGGTGTCGGCGGCGACACCGGCTGGAGCCTGGATGGGCGTCCGCACGCCAAGTACCGCGTCAAGTTGCAGCCGGCCAGCTACAGCTTCACCGTGGCGCCGTCGGCGGTGCGGCAGTAA
- a CDS encoding M48 family metallopeptidase → MEAPPPGPVPARYFDGKSSRLHRVTLEVRDGVARLAGDVEREAPLAALRVSERSRHAARKVTFADGAWLEVDDADAFARLLAQTGHRDGAVVRWQNSWRAALGALATTVVVLVAGYVYVLPAAAGWIAQAVPQRVERQLGQGVLQILDGRMLGPTRLTAARQEQLRRQFAAMTAPEAEAPSWRLVFRSSRVGPNAFALPSGDIVMTDELVALLGDDQAVMGVLAHELGHLHRRHLTRRIVQSSAVAATTWLVFGDISSIMTTLPTLVLDMKYSRDAEYEADDYAVAMLRHNRIDPSHLAAAFAKLDKEDGDAAATPSPYLSSHPASAERIARIRASRAGAP, encoded by the coding sequence ATGGAAGCGCCGCCGCCCGGGCCGGTGCCGGCCCGCTATTTCGACGGCAAGAGCTCGCGCCTGCACCGGGTGACGCTGGAGGTGCGCGACGGCGTGGCGCGGCTGGCCGGCGACGTCGAGCGCGAGGCCCCGCTGGCCGCCTTGCGGGTGTCGGAGCGCAGCCGCCACGCCGCGCGCAAGGTCACGTTCGCCGACGGCGCCTGGCTGGAGGTCGACGACGCGGACGCGTTCGCGCGGCTGCTGGCGCAAACCGGCCACCGGGACGGCGCGGTGGTGCGCTGGCAAAACAGCTGGCGCGCCGCGCTGGGGGCGCTGGCCACCACCGTGGTGGTGCTGGTGGCCGGCTATGTGTACGTGCTGCCGGCGGCGGCCGGCTGGATCGCGCAAGCGGTGCCGCAGCGCGTCGAGCGCCAGCTGGGGCAGGGCGTGTTGCAGATACTCGATGGCCGGATGCTGGGGCCGACGCGGCTGACGGCGGCGCGCCAGGAGCAGTTGCGGCGGCAGTTCGCGGCGATGACCGCGCCCGAGGCGGAGGCGCCGTCGTGGCGGCTGGTGTTTCGCAGCAGCCGCGTCGGCCCGAACGCCTTCGCGCTGCCGTCCGGCGACATCGTCATGACCGACGAGCTGGTCGCGCTGCTGGGCGACGACCAGGCGGTGATGGGCGTGCTGGCGCATGAGCTGGGTCATTTGCACCGGCGCCACCTGACGCGGCGCATCGTCCAAAGCTCGGCCGTCGCGGCCACCACCTGGCTGGTGTTCGGCGACATCTCCTCGATCATGACGACCCTGCCCACGCTTGTGCTGGACATGAAGTACTCGCGCGACGCCGAGTACGAGGCCGACGATTACGCGGTGGCCATGTTGCGCCATAACCGCATCGACCCGTCGCATCTGGCGGCGGCGTTCGCCAAGCTGGACAAGGAGGACGGCGACGCCGCCGCCACGCCTTCCCCCTATCTGTCCAGCCATCCCGCCAGCGCCGAACGCATCGCGCGCATCCGCGCGTCCCGGGCCGGCGCACCGTAA
- a CDS encoding LacI family DNA-binding transcriptional regulator → MPVKQTDRSQSGATIYDVARVAGVSAMTVSRVMNGNSHVSDATRDKVTAAIASLNYQVNFAARAARVGTLGVGLLYSNPSSAYMSAFLVGAMDQCSQSGGQLILERCDDLRSQRSAIARLIANGADGILVPPPLCDSKSALKQLDQIGMPTVAIATGRPVAGVSAVRIDDYEGAMAMMRYLLGRGHKDIAFIQGDPLHTPALLRYKAYQDAMAEAGLAVLPERVAPGLFTYRSGLTAARQLLAHKTRPSAIFAANDDMAAAVVAVAHGLHLQVPEDLVVCGFDDTPVATTVWPELTTIHQPISDMARAAVDLLIDQIRRRRAGDPAPVQHKLLPFTLITRESSDASLAGT, encoded by the coding sequence GTGCCTGTAAAACAAACTGATCGTAGCCAGAGCGGCGCCACCATTTACGACGTGGCGCGCGTTGCCGGAGTATCGGCCATGACGGTGTCGCGGGTCATGAACGGCAACTCGCACGTCTCCGACGCCACGCGCGACAAGGTGACGGCGGCTATCGCATCCCTGAACTACCAGGTCAACTTCGCAGCCCGCGCGGCCCGCGTCGGCACCCTGGGCGTCGGCCTGCTCTACAGCAACCCCAGCTCGGCCTACATGAGCGCCTTCCTGGTCGGCGCGATGGACCAGTGCAGCCAGAGCGGCGGGCAGTTGATCCTGGAGCGCTGCGACGACTTGCGCAGCCAGCGCAGCGCCATCGCCCGCCTGATCGCCAATGGCGCCGACGGCATCCTGGTGCCGCCGCCGTTGTGCGATTCCAAATCCGCGTTGAAGCAGCTCGACCAGATCGGCATGCCGACCGTGGCGATCGCCACCGGCCGGCCGGTGGCGGGCGTGTCGGCCGTGCGCATCGACGATTACGAAGGCGCGATGGCGATGATGCGCTACCTGCTGGGACGCGGCCACAAGGACATCGCCTTCATCCAGGGCGATCCGCTGCACACGCCGGCGCTGCTGCGCTACAAGGCCTACCAGGACGCCATGGCCGAAGCCGGCCTGGCCGTCTTGCCGGAGCGCGTCGCGCCCGGCCTGTTCACGTACCGCTCGGGCCTGACGGCCGCGCGCCAGCTGCTGGCGCACAAGACCCGGCCGAGCGCCATCTTCGCCGCCAACGACGACATGGCCGCCGCCGTGGTGGCGGTGGCGCACGGCCTGCATCTGCAGGTGCCGGAGGACCTGGTGGTGTGCGGCTTCGACGACACGCCGGTCGCCACCACGGTCTGGCCGGAGCTGACAACTATCCACCAGCCGATCAGCGACATGGCGCGCGCCGCCGTCGACCTGCTGATCGACCAGATCCGGCGCCGCCGCGCGGGCGACCCCGCCCCCGTGCAACACAAGCTGCTGCCGTTCACCCTGATCACGCGCGAATCGTCCGACGCCTCGCTGGCCGGCACCTGA
- the ffh gene encoding signal recognition particle protein codes for MLDNLTQRLAKVVKTMRGEARLTEANTAEMLREVRMALLEADVALPAVREFIARVKEKALGEEVISSLTPGQALVGVVQRELATLMGADLGPEATQLSFAQQPPAIILMAGLQGVGKTTTVGKLAKYLKEEKKKKVLTVSADVYRPAAIAQLQSVTAQVGADFFPSTVQDKPVDIALAALDWAKKHYHDVLIIDTAGRLGIDEAMMTEIAAVHAAVKPIETLFVVDAMLGQDAINTAKAFNDALPLTGIVLTKLDGDSRGGAALSVRHITGKPIKFAGVSEKLDGLEAFDPARMANRVLGMGDIMALVEEARKGVDSKAAADLAQKMKVGGKFDMNDFKAQLGQMKKMGGMASLVDKLPAQFQQAAGGANMDQADKQVRRMVGIIDSMTPQERAKPELIKATRKRRIAAGAGVQVQEVNRMLTQFEQMQSMMKKLSGGGMMKMMRSMKGMMPGMR; via the coding sequence ATGCTAGATAATCTTACCCAACGCCTTGCCAAGGTCGTCAAAACGATGCGCGGCGAGGCCCGCCTGACCGAAGCCAACACCGCCGAGATGCTGCGCGAAGTACGCATGGCGCTGCTCGAGGCCGACGTCGCCCTGCCGGCCGTGCGCGAATTCATCGCCCGGGTCAAGGAAAAAGCCCTGGGCGAGGAAGTGATCTCGTCGCTCACGCCGGGCCAGGCGCTGGTGGGCGTGGTGCAGCGCGAGTTGGCCACCTTGATGGGCGCCGACCTCGGCCCGGAGGCCACGCAGCTGAGCTTTGCCCAGCAGCCGCCGGCGATCATCCTGATGGCCGGTCTGCAGGGTGTCGGTAAAACCACCACCGTCGGCAAGCTGGCCAAGTACCTGAAGGAAGAAAAGAAGAAGAAGGTGCTGACGGTGTCGGCCGACGTCTACCGTCCGGCCGCGATCGCCCAGCTGCAATCGGTCACCGCCCAGGTCGGCGCCGACTTCTTCCCGTCCACCGTGCAGGACAAGCCGGTCGACATCGCGCTCGCCGCGCTCGACTGGGCCAAGAAGCACTACCACGACGTGCTGATCATCGACACCGCCGGCCGCCTTGGCATCGACGAGGCGATGATGACCGAGATCGCCGCCGTGCACGCGGCCGTCAAGCCGATCGAAACCCTGTTCGTGGTCGACGCCATGCTCGGCCAGGACGCCATCAACACCGCCAAGGCCTTCAACGACGCGCTGCCGCTGACCGGCATCGTGCTGACCAAGCTCGACGGCGATTCGCGCGGCGGCGCGGCGCTGTCGGTGCGCCACATCACCGGCAAGCCGATCAAGTTCGCCGGCGTGTCCGAAAAACTCGACGGCCTGGAAGCGTTCGACCCGGCCCGCATGGCCAACCGCGTGCTGGGCATGGGCGACATCATGGCGCTGGTGGAAGAGGCCCGCAAAGGCGTCGACAGCAAGGCGGCGGCCGACCTGGCGCAGAAGATGAAGGTCGGCGGCAAGTTCGACATGAACGACTTCAAGGCGCAACTGGGCCAGATGAAGAAAATGGGCGGCATGGCCAGCCTGGTCGACAAGCTGCCGGCGCAGTTCCAGCAGGCCGCCGGCGGCGCCAACATGGACCAGGCCGACAAGCAGGTGCGGCGCATGGTCGGCATCATCGATTCGATGACGCCGCAGGAACGGGCCAAGCCGGAACTGATCAAGGCCACCCGCAAGCGCCGCATCGCCGCCGGCGCCGGCGTCCAGGTGCAGGAAGTGAACCGCATGCTGACCCAGTTCGAACAGATGCAATCGATGATGAAAAAGCTCTCCGGCGGCGGCATGATGAAGATGATGCGCTCGATGAAGGGCATGATGCCGGGCATGCGCTAA
- a CDS encoding SWIB/MDM2 domain-containing protein: protein MATAKKTPAAAPAKKAAAAKPAAAKKAAPAKEAAAKPAAVKKAAAPAAARKPNAAFMKAMTPSTVLAAVVGATPLPRTEVTKKVWDYIKKLDLQDPANRRMINADDKLKAVFGGKAQVSMFEMTKLISDHLK from the coding sequence ATGGCAACAGCCAAAAAAACCCCAGCAGCAGCACCAGCTAAGAAGGCCGCGGCCGCTAAACCGGCAGCCGCGAAAAAAGCAGCACCAGCAAAAGAAGCAGCAGCCAAACCAGCCGCAGTGAAAAAAGCCGCGGCACCGGCCGCCGCACGCAAACCGAATGCCGCATTCATGAAAGCGATGACCCCGTCGACCGTGCTCGCAGCCGTCGTGGGCGCCACCCCGCTGCCACGTACCGAAGTGACCAAAAAAGTCTGGGACTACATCAAGAAGCTCGACCTGCAAGATCCGGCCAACCGCCGCATGATCAACGCCGACGACAAGCTGAAGGCTGTATTCGGCGGCAAAGCCCAAGTGTCCATGTTCGAAATGACCAAGCTCATTTCCGACCACCTGAAATAA
- a CDS encoding YjgN family protein: MKQFQTEPDAQPERLRFHATGGEYFRIWIVNLLLTIVTLGIYSAWAKVRRNQYFYSSTQLAGSSFEYHGNPVAILKGRIVAAVVFAIYFFGAQVSPVLSLIALVVMAGAAPWFVWRSFQFRLYNSAYRGIRFRFVADVRDAYVNYLVRPWLNAVSAGLAAPFVHQRAKAWQVDESRFGQARFSFDAGVGDFYKLYGCFVLAGGAGIGLTIWLILSGGPLSPDAPGYAANRQMETGFVIMAIYAWLLLLAPLFINMVQNMVWNHTSLEQHRFQSDVKWGRMLFITVTNYLAVICTLGLFLPFARVRSMRYRIESLMLVPSGSLDDVLAGADGDVSATGEGMAEFMDFDFSL; this comes from the coding sequence ATGAAGCAGTTTCAGACGGAGCCCGATGCGCAGCCGGAGCGCCTGCGTTTTCACGCCACCGGCGGCGAGTACTTCCGCATCTGGATCGTCAACCTGTTGCTGACCATCGTCACGCTGGGCATTTATTCCGCCTGGGCCAAGGTGCGCCGCAACCAGTATTTTTATTCGAGCACGCAGCTGGCCGGCAGCAGCTTCGAATACCACGGCAATCCGGTCGCCATCCTCAAGGGCCGCATCGTGGCGGCGGTGGTGTTCGCGATCTACTTTTTCGGCGCCCAGGTGTCGCCGGTGCTGTCGCTGATCGCGCTGGTGGTCATGGCCGGCGCGGCGCCCTGGTTCGTCTGGCGCAGCTTCCAGTTCCGGCTGTATAACTCGGCCTATCGCGGCATCCGCTTCCGCTTTGTCGCGGATGTGCGCGACGCCTACGTCAACTACCTGGTGCGCCCTTGGCTCAACGCCGTGAGCGCCGGCCTGGCCGCGCCGTTCGTGCACCAGCGCGCCAAGGCCTGGCAGGTCGATGAAAGCCGTTTCGGCCAGGCGCGCTTTTCGTTCGACGCCGGCGTCGGCGACTTTTATAAACTGTATGGCTGCTTCGTGCTGGCCGGCGGCGCCGGCATCGGCCTGACGATCTGGCTGATCCTGTCCGGCGGGCCGCTGTCGCCCGACGCGCCCGGCTACGCCGCGAACCGCCAGATGGAAACCGGCTTTGTGATCATGGCGATCTACGCCTGGCTGTTGCTGCTCGCGCCGCTGTTCATCAACATGGTGCAGAACATGGTGTGGAACCACACCAGCCTTGAGCAGCACCGCTTCCAGTCCGACGTCAAATGGGGCCGCATGCTGTTCATCACCGTGACCAATTACCTGGCCGTGATCTGCACGCTGGGCCTGTTCCTGCCGTTCGCCCGCGTGCGCTCGATGCGCTACCGGATCGAGTCGCTGATGCTGGTGCCGAGCGGCAGCCTGGACGACGTGCTGGCCGGCGCAGACGGCGACGTCAGCGCCACCGGCGAAGGCATGGCCGAGTTCATGGACTTCGATTTTTCGCTGTGA